One Gelria sp. Kuro-4 DNA segment encodes these proteins:
- a CDS encoding methylenetetrahydrofolate reductase, with product MPTLKEKLARGQFVVTLELDPPRGADPAPVLAQARELAGRVDAVNIADCPMARLKMSPIAVAALVQRELGLETIFHLTCRDRNLLGLQAELLGAWGLGVRNILALTGDEPARGDHPQATGVYDVDSTGLVRIAAGLNAGRSLAGRELPGTGFLIGVVANPGAGDRARELKRLEEKLAAGAHFIQTQPVFEVGVAESFAHAVEPWHVPVLFGFLPLTGAAMARNLVVRVPGISIPNEVLAHLDADPTCGPSLARRLFADLAPLGAGIHFFPMGHPERVLACLAPQSTVAASPA from the coding sequence TTTGTGGTAACGCTGGAACTCGACCCGCCGCGCGGGGCCGACCCGGCGCCCGTCCTGGCACAGGCCCGGGAGCTGGCCGGGCGGGTGGATGCCGTGAACATCGCCGACTGCCCCATGGCGCGCCTCAAGATGAGCCCCATTGCCGTGGCGGCGCTGGTGCAGCGGGAGCTCGGGCTTGAGACCATCTTTCACCTTACCTGCCGCGACCGCAACCTGCTGGGCCTCCAGGCGGAACTTTTAGGCGCGTGGGGCCTGGGGGTACGCAACATCCTGGCTTTAACCGGCGATGAGCCGGCCCGGGGCGATCACCCTCAGGCGACCGGCGTTTACGATGTAGACTCCACCGGCCTGGTGCGCATAGCGGCCGGCCTTAACGCCGGGCGGAGCCTGGCCGGGCGGGAACTGCCGGGCACAGGCTTTCTCATCGGCGTGGTGGCCAATCCGGGGGCAGGCGACCGCGCGCGCGAGCTCAAGCGCCTGGAGGAGAAACTGGCCGCCGGGGCACACTTTATCCAAACCCAACCTGTCTTTGAAGTGGGCGTAGCGGAGTCTTTCGCGCACGCCGTCGAGCCGTGGCACGTCCCGGTGCTCTTCGGGTTCCTCCCGCTTACCGGCGCGGCCATGGCCCGGAACCTGGTGGTGCGCGTCCCCGGCATCAGCATCCCCAATGAGGTGTTAGCGCACCTGGACGCAGACCCCACCTGCGGCCCGTCCCTGGCGCGCCGGCTTTTCGCCGACCTGGCTCCCCTGGGCGCCGGCATCCACTTCTTTCCCATGGGACATCCCGAACGTGTCCTCGCCTGCCTCGCCCCGCAAAGCACCGTTGCTGCCTCGCCGGCTTAG
- a CDS encoding TIGR01906 family membrane protein produces the protein MKNGKNIPGGGAAALLAIALPLLILLLSLESVAFSPRFYREQFRALGRPAATGFTEEELLQASEALWSYFRGERPTPQLEFSRDGRLTALYDERELAHLADVRSLFRRGFALRTAAAWTSGLTALYLVRRYQKAALRCLARAALAGSTLTLLLLALASFLLRTDFNRWFTLFHQLSFSNNLWQLDPARENLIRIFPEEFFLAAARTALARTAAALLALVAAARIFLRRSRHPAA, from the coding sequence GTGAAAAACGGAAAAAACATCCCCGGTGGCGGCGCGGCCGCTCTGTTGGCCATTGCTCTGCCGCTTTTGATTCTCCTTTTGTCCTTGGAAAGCGTCGCTTTCTCGCCCCGTTTTTACCGCGAGCAGTTTCGCGCCCTCGGCCGGCCGGCGGCAACCGGCTTCACAGAAGAGGAACTCCTGCAGGCCAGCGAGGCCCTTTGGTCGTACTTTCGTGGAGAGCGGCCGACGCCGCAGCTTGAGTTCTCCCGGGACGGCCGCCTTACGGCCCTCTATGACGAACGCGAGCTGGCCCACCTGGCCGACGTGCGCAGCCTGTTCCGCCGTGGTTTTGCCCTGCGCACGGCTGCGGCCTGGACCTCCGGCCTTACGGCCCTTTATCTGGTCCGCCGTTACCAGAAGGCGGCCTTGCGCTGCCTGGCCCGAGCCGCCCTGGCCGGCAGCACCCTTACCCTCCTGCTGCTTGCTCTGGCCTCATTTCTTCTTCGCACGGACTTCAATCGCTGGTTTACCCTCTTTCACCAGCTCTCCTTCAGCAACAACCTCTGGCAGCTGGATCCCGCGCGGGAGAACCTCATTCGCATCTTCCCCGAGGAATTCTTTCTAGCTGCCGCCCGCACCGCCCTCGCCCGAACGGCGGCGGCGCTCCTGGCCCTGGTGGCCGCCGCCCGGATCTTCCTCCGGCGTAGCCGGCATCCAGCCGCTTAG
- a CDS encoding radical SAM protein — protein sequence MKASLSPCFLCPRACGARRSEGDKGVCGAGDRIKVARLALHAWEEPCISGTRGSGAVFFSGCNLRCIYCQNAQISWEGFGTEMTPVELAAGLLRLQEAGAHNINLVTAAPYVPLVVEALDRARAEGLRLPVVYNTSAYEEVETLQLLAGYVDVYLPDLKYATPEVAGRLSGAPDYFPVAAAAIQEMLRQVGGEPVFDSAGLIRRGLIVRHLVLPGHLPETHRVLSWIKDNLPHSVPVSLMAQYLPCHRARRFPPLNRRLTADEYNLALAAFFDLGLENGWAQELSAADAAFIPPFDLTGCAGKTSRGAE from the coding sequence ATGAAGGCGAGCCTTTCTCCCTGCTTTCTTTGCCCGCGGGCGTGCGGCGCACGCCGGAGCGAGGGCGACAAGGGTGTCTGCGGTGCGGGTGACCGGATTAAGGTGGCCCGCCTGGCGCTCCACGCCTGGGAAGAGCCCTGCATCAGCGGCACGCGCGGCTCGGGCGCGGTCTTTTTCAGCGGCTGCAACCTGCGCTGCATCTACTGCCAGAACGCCCAGATCAGCTGGGAGGGCTTCGGGACGGAAATGACGCCGGTGGAGCTGGCGGCGGGGCTGCTGCGCCTGCAGGAAGCGGGGGCGCACAACATCAACCTCGTGACGGCCGCCCCTTACGTGCCCTTGGTGGTGGAAGCCCTGGACAGGGCCCGGGCGGAGGGACTGCGCCTGCCGGTGGTCTACAACACGAGCGCCTACGAAGAGGTGGAAACCCTGCAGCTCCTCGCGGGCTACGTGGACGTCTACCTGCCCGATCTTAAGTATGCCACCCCTGAGGTGGCCGGGCGCCTCTCAGGCGCGCCGGACTACTTCCCGGTGGCTGCGGCGGCCATCCAGGAGATGCTGCGGCAGGTGGGGGGCGAGCCGGTTTTTGATAGTGCGGGGCTTATCCGGCGCGGGCTCATCGTCCGCCACCTGGTGCTCCCCGGCCACCTCCCGGAAACGCACCGCGTGCTCTCCTGGATCAAGGACAACCTGCCCCACAGCGTACCGGTGAGCCTCATGGCCCAGTACCTGCCCTGCCACCGGGCGCGGCGCTTCCCGCCTCTCAACCGCCGCCTGACGGCCGACGAGTACAACCTGGCCCTGGCTGCTTTCTTCGACCTGGGCCTGGAGAACGGTTGGGCGCAGGAGCTTTCCGCCGCCGACGCCGCCTTTATTCCGCCCTTCGACTTGACGGGGTGTGCAGGAAAAACCTCACGTGGCGCCGAATGA
- a CDS encoding polymer-forming cytoskeletal protein: MKWPGKGTKGAGVVLLTLTLALFVAGAASAMANPPGESGLMDRAGRDTVVPANTVSKEAVAFGGSVRVEGRVEGSAVAIGGDVYVSGTVGQDAVAIGGTVVLAPGAVVHGDAVAIGGSVQRAEGARVDGQITSMGVPGLSSLRNLRWLPDFHRWPGLMVPFGPWFWWWGRQFTGLLSSLALGVIILALLSNNVEHMVGALPDNWGRFALIGFLGYLVAIPLIAMVAITIIGIPLALLLALALVAARFLAYTVVSLFVGRQLLERLITHSVSPFAELLFGVLVLFVIRFVPLVGWLVGLVVAIIGLGAVLDTRFGSGGAWLPPRRSS; the protein is encoded by the coding sequence ATGAAGTGGCCCGGAAAGGGAACCAAGGGTGCAGGGGTTGTGCTGCTGACTTTAACGCTGGCCCTGTTTGTTGCCGGCGCGGCTTCGGCAATGGCGAACCCGCCGGGCGAGAGCGGGCTCATGGACCGGGCCGGACGGGATACCGTTGTCCCGGCAAACACGGTGAGCAAGGAAGCGGTGGCCTTCGGCGGTTCCGTGCGCGTGGAAGGCAGGGTGGAAGGGTCGGCGGTGGCCATCGGGGGTGATGTCTACGTCAGCGGCACTGTGGGTCAGGATGCGGTGGCCATCGGCGGTACCGTGGTGCTGGCACCGGGAGCGGTGGTGCACGGCGACGCCGTGGCCATCGGTGGCAGTGTGCAGCGGGCGGAGGGTGCCCGGGTGGATGGCCAGATTACCAGTATGGGTGTACCAGGGCTCAGTAGCCTGCGCAACCTCCGCTGGCTGCCCGATTTCCACCGCTGGCCGGGGCTTATGGTTCCTTTTGGACCGTGGTTTTGGTGGTGGGGGCGGCAGTTTACCGGACTCTTGTCCAGTCTGGCCCTGGGCGTGATCATCCTGGCACTTCTTTCGAACAACGTTGAACACATGGTGGGTGCCCTTCCGGACAACTGGGGCCGCTTTGCGCTGATCGGCTTTCTGGGCTACCTGGTGGCGATACCTCTCATCGCCATGGTGGCCATCACCATCATCGGCATTCCTTTGGCCCTGTTGCTCGCCCTGGCCCTGGTGGCGGCGCGTTTCCTGGCCTATACGGTGGTGAGCCTCTTCGTCGGGCGTCAGTTGCTCGAGCGCCTCATCACCCACTCGGTGAGCCCATTTGCCGAACTGCTTTTCGGGGTCCTCGTGCTGTTTGTCATTCGCTTCGTTCCCTTGGTGGGCTGGTTGGTCGGCTTGGTGGTGGCTATCATCGGCCTGGGGGCGGTGCTGGACACCCGCTTCGGCAGCGGCGGAGCTTGGTTGCCGCCACGGCGCAGCAGCTGA
- a CDS encoding electron transfer flavoprotein subunit beta/FixA family protein, whose protein sequence is MQVIVCIKQVPASLDVRVDPKTHNLIREGVESVINPFDENAIEAALELKGSHGALVSLLSMGPPQVKEALRKGLAMGADQAYLISDRALGGADTLATSYTLAQAIKKMGSYDLILCGRHAVDADTGQVGPELAERLNLPQITYVSKIEASGNRVRAERLLEETREVVEVPLPALLTVTKELNTPRYATPLGIMKAAKKPLTVWTAADIAAEANKIGLAGSPTRVTDVFAPPGRGRGEMLTGKPEEIAAALAERLQAAKIL, encoded by the coding sequence GTGCAGGTCATCGTCTGCATCAAACAGGTGCCCGCCTCGCTGGACGTGCGGGTGGACCCCAAGACGCACAACCTCATCCGGGAAGGGGTGGAGAGCGTCATCAACCCCTTCGACGAGAACGCCATCGAGGCGGCGCTCGAGCTTAAGGGGAGCCACGGCGCTCTGGTGAGCCTCCTCAGCATGGGCCCGCCCCAGGTGAAGGAGGCGCTGCGCAAGGGCCTGGCCATGGGCGCAGACCAGGCCTACCTGATTTCCGACCGCGCCCTGGGCGGCGCCGACACCCTGGCCACCTCCTACACGCTGGCCCAGGCGATCAAGAAGATGGGAAGCTACGACCTTATCCTTTGCGGGCGGCACGCCGTGGACGCCGACACCGGGCAGGTGGGGCCGGAACTGGCCGAGCGCCTTAATCTGCCGCAGATTACGTATGTGAGCAAAATCGAGGCGAGCGGCAATAGGGTGCGGGCCGAACGGCTGCTGGAGGAAACGCGCGAGGTGGTGGAGGTGCCGCTCCCGGCTCTTTTGACGGTAACCAAGGAACTCAACACCCCGCGCTACGCCACCCCGCTGGGCATCATGAAGGCCGCCAAGAAACCCCTCACCGTCTGGACGGCCGCCGACATCGCCGCCGAAGCGAATAAGATCGGCCTGGCCGGCTCCCCCACCCGGGTGACCGATGTCTTCGCGCCGCCGGGGCGCGGGCGCGGCGAAATGCTGACCGGCAAACCGGAAGAGATCGCCGCCGCCCTGGCCGAGCGCCTGCAGGCGGCCAAAATCCTCTAG
- a CDS encoding helicase-associated domain-containing protein, with protein sequence MKYQELFAHTTDSQALSYLGRLHGLDLSPRTAPAKLQAAVIKRLSDTAYLEAYLARLPAEERLGLEVAVFGSQSFLPTPDSVHRRLNELNNKNGRRGGKIIAALVNRGLVFAATDRHYRSVYLVPEEVRAAVFALTARRLAGDVPGLPAQPGSGFDLLALLNDLHLFLAWLGRTPMRLTQAGLIYRRDQQRLLENFNPPEELPPTSGHAAYPPRLNFFLNFCEKHDLIAPTVTADGWPHLALAPEAGEWMLQSLDHQLQELFTYLKQYLEHPEGTLGMLLALLSNVPEAEWLDLEALLAHLATCAADPWYHPGQEVTAALGKLLSFRLVEVGACAGKRYVRLTAGGRKFRLGILPSVEEEDTFLVQPNYEVLVPQELKPALRWQLEPFTELVKNDRMVVLRLSADSVYQAFKRGKDPGELLPFLRRHSRTPLPENVAYSLEDWCGRCGALYLEQPLLLTCRSEELADEVAADPRLKRYLRGRFTPRHLLVDPDKYSELLAALEKAGYWPHPGVAQEAELEVKAQARLRDQLDALRDLMSALIKEAGRK encoded by the coding sequence ATGAAGTACCAGGAACTCTTCGCCCACACCACCGACAGCCAGGCCCTCTCGTACCTGGGCCGGCTCCACGGCCTGGATCTCAGCCCGCGCACCGCACCGGCCAAGCTGCAGGCGGCCGTGATAAAACGCCTCAGCGATACCGCTTATCTGGAAGCCTACCTTGCCCGGCTGCCGGCCGAGGAACGGCTGGGGCTCGAGGTGGCGGTGTTCGGCAGCCAGAGTTTTCTCCCGACGCCGGACAGTGTGCACCGCCGTCTCAATGAACTGAACAACAAGAACGGACGCCGCGGCGGTAAGATCATCGCCGCCCTGGTGAACAGAGGGCTGGTTTTCGCCGCCACCGACCGCCATTACCGCAGCGTGTACCTGGTACCGGAGGAAGTACGGGCCGCGGTGTTCGCCCTTACCGCGCGCCGCCTGGCCGGTGACGTGCCGGGCCTGCCCGCGCAGCCCGGCAGCGGCTTCGACCTACTCGCCCTCTTAAACGACCTGCACCTTTTCCTCGCCTGGCTCGGGCGCACTCCCATGCGCCTTACCCAGGCCGGGCTGATCTACCGGCGCGACCAACAACGCCTACTGGAAAACTTCAACCCGCCGGAGGAACTGCCCCCCACCTCCGGGCACGCCGCCTATCCGCCCCGCCTCAACTTTTTTCTCAACTTCTGCGAGAAACACGACCTGATCGCCCCGACTGTGACTGCCGACGGCTGGCCCCACCTGGCGTTGGCACCTGAGGCGGGTGAATGGATGCTCCAAAGCCTTGATCACCAGCTGCAGGAGCTTTTCACCTACCTGAAACAGTACCTGGAACACCCCGAAGGGACGCTCGGCATGCTCCTTGCCCTGCTCAGCAACGTGCCGGAAGCTGAGTGGCTGGACCTGGAAGCGTTGCTCGCGCACCTGGCAACCTGCGCGGCCGACCCCTGGTACCATCCGGGGCAAGAAGTTACGGCGGCTCTGGGCAAGCTGCTGAGCTTCCGGCTGGTCGAGGTCGGCGCCTGCGCCGGCAAACGGTATGTCCGCCTCACAGCGGGCGGGCGTAAGTTCCGCCTGGGCATTCTCCCGTCGGTTGAGGAGGAGGACACCTTTTTGGTACAACCCAACTACGAGGTTCTGGTCCCGCAGGAGCTCAAGCCGGCCCTGCGCTGGCAGCTCGAGCCCTTCACCGAGCTGGTGAAGAACGACCGCATGGTGGTGCTGCGCCTCAGCGCCGACAGCGTGTACCAGGCCTTCAAACGTGGGAAAGACCCGGGTGAGCTCCTTCCCTTCCTACGCCGACACTCCCGGACGCCCCTGCCGGAGAACGTGGCCTACTCCCTGGAGGATTGGTGTGGGCGCTGCGGGGCCCTTTACCTGGAGCAACCGCTGCTCCTCACCTGCCGCAGCGAGGAACTGGCCGACGAGGTGGCCGCCGACCCGCGCCTCAAGCGCTACCTGCGCGGCCGCTTCACGCCCCGCCACCTCCTGGTGGACCCCGATAAGTACAGTGAACTCTTGGCGGCCCTGGAAAAGGCCGGCTACTGGCCCCACCCCGGCGTGGCCCAAGAGGCGGAGCTCGAGGTTAAGGCGCAGGCCCGCCTCCGCGACCAGCTGGACGCTCTGCGCGACCTGATGTCTGCGCTGATCAAGGAAGCCGGCAGGAAGTAA
- a CDS encoding D-2-hydroxyacid dehydrogenase, whose protein sequence is MLVASTVKIKPDKLEALKKEFPGVEIAVSEDLSALRDRWGGIEALVTFVGDELTPEFLAAAGRLRWVQLFAAGADRLPFAELKRRGILISNVSGIHKTSMTEQAFAYMLNFVRRTREFLEAQKRREWQRPKGFFAFTELKGKTLVVVGAGHIGQEIGRLGQAFGMRTVGVNSDGRPAEYFEVMYPTSRRREALAEGDFIVVVVPLTPATHRLIGAAELAALKPSAFFINIARGPVVDQEALIAALREGRLAGAGLDVFTPEPLPADSPLWDLPNVFITPHIAGWAADYNDNCLEVFRTNLKLFLAGQPLSTPVDPDLGY, encoded by the coding sequence TTGCTAGTTGCGTCCACCGTCAAGATTAAACCAGACAAGCTGGAAGCGCTGAAGAAGGAGTTCCCGGGTGTGGAGATTGCCGTCAGCGAGGACCTGAGCGCGCTGCGCGACCGTTGGGGCGGGATCGAGGCGCTCGTTACCTTCGTCGGCGACGAGCTTACCCCTGAGTTTTTGGCGGCGGCCGGGCGGCTGCGCTGGGTGCAGCTCTTCGCTGCCGGGGCCGACCGGCTTCCCTTTGCGGAGCTCAAGCGCCGCGGCATTCTCATCAGCAACGTGAGCGGCATTCACAAGACGTCTATGACCGAGCAGGCCTTCGCGTACATGCTGAATTTTGTCCGCCGGACCCGGGAATTCCTGGAGGCCCAAAAGCGCCGTGAGTGGCAGCGCCCGAAGGGGTTTTTCGCCTTCACCGAGCTTAAGGGAAAGACCTTGGTGGTGGTAGGGGCAGGTCATATCGGCCAGGAGATCGGCCGGTTGGGCCAGGCCTTCGGCATGCGCACGGTGGGCGTAAACAGCGATGGGCGGCCGGCGGAGTACTTTGAGGTGATGTATCCTACGAGCCGCCGCAGGGAGGCCCTGGCGGAGGGCGATTTTATAGTGGTGGTGGTGCCGCTCACCCCAGCTACACACAGGCTGATCGGTGCTGCGGAATTAGCCGCCTTAAAGCCGAGCGCCTTCTTCATCAACATCGCCCGCGGTCCGGTGGTGGATCAGGAGGCTTTGATCGCTGCTCTACGGGAGGGCCGCCTGGCCGGCGCCGGCCTGGATGTTTTTACTCCGGAGCCGCTTCCGGCGGACAGCCCCCTCTGGGACCTGCCCAACGTCTTCATCACCCCGCACATCGCCGGTTGGGCGGCCGATTACAACGACAATTGTCTGGAGGTATTCCGCACCAATCTAAAGCTCTTTCTAGCCGGTCAGCCCCTAAGCACTCCCGTGGACCCGGATCTGGGCTACTAG
- a CDS encoding MTH1187 family thiamine-binding protein produces MALLEISVVPVGTTSASISSFITKACQAVEARGLEYQVTPTATVIEGDLPQLIQVAQEMHQLPFRAGAQRVVTNITIDERKDKPQGMDQAVSAVLSDLD; encoded by the coding sequence GTGGCGCTTTTAGAGATCAGCGTTGTCCCGGTGGGAACCACCAGTGCCAGCATCTCGAGCTTTATCACCAAGGCCTGTCAGGCGGTGGAGGCCCGGGGCCTGGAGTACCAGGTAACGCCGACGGCGACGGTCATCGAGGGGGATCTGCCCCAGCTCATCCAGGTGGCGCAGGAGATGCACCAGCTGCCCTTCCGGGCCGGCGCGCAGCGGGTGGTCACCAACATCACCATCGACGAGCGCAAAGACAAACCCCAGGGCATGGACCAGGCCGTGAGTGCGGTGCTGAGCGACCTCGACTAG
- a CDS encoding acyl-CoA dehydrogenase family protein has protein sequence MDFKLSEEQELLRKTVREFAEKELAPRDAAMDRANELPLDIVQKLVDAGLFGVYFPEEYGGAGADSVSAVIVMEELAKGSASIALTLDAHWLAVDPILHFGTPEQKKRFLPDLVSGNKLAAFALTEPAAGSDAAGIQSRAVKDGASWVLNGTKAFITNAGPAEVYVAAVKTDPEKGARGISTFIVEKGTPGFTIGKKEDKMGCRGSATAELGFSDCRIPAENLLGEENNGFRVAMSTLDFGRTCVAAMGAGLAGAALKVAAKYAQERQAFGQPIARFQAIQFMIADMAIGIEAARLLAYEAAWRRDAGLPYSKQAAMAKVLAADVAMKTCRDAIQVLGGYGYTRDYPPERYLRDAKLLEIGEGTSEILRMVIGTSTIKELG, from the coding sequence ATGGACTTCAAGTTGAGCGAAGAGCAGGAGCTGCTGAGGAAAACGGTGCGCGAGTTCGCCGAAAAAGAGCTGGCGCCCCGCGACGCGGCCATGGACCGGGCCAACGAGCTGCCCCTGGACATAGTGCAGAAGCTGGTGGACGCCGGCCTCTTCGGGGTGTACTTCCCCGAGGAGTACGGCGGCGCCGGTGCCGACTCCGTCTCAGCCGTCATCGTCATGGAAGAGCTGGCCAAAGGAAGCGCCAGCATCGCCCTCACGCTGGACGCCCACTGGCTGGCGGTGGATCCTATCCTGCACTTCGGCACTCCTGAACAGAAAAAACGCTTTCTGCCGGACCTGGTAAGCGGTAACAAGCTGGCCGCCTTCGCCCTCACCGAGCCGGCGGCCGGCTCCGACGCCGCCGGCATCCAGAGCAGGGCGGTGAAGGACGGCGCTTCCTGGGTGCTCAACGGCACCAAGGCCTTCATCACCAACGCCGGCCCGGCCGAGGTGTACGTGGCGGCGGTCAAGACCGACCCGGAAAAAGGTGCCCGCGGCATCTCCACCTTTATCGTGGAAAAGGGTACGCCCGGCTTTACCATCGGCAAGAAGGAGGACAAGATGGGCTGCCGCGGCTCCGCCACCGCCGAACTCGGCTTCAGCGACTGCCGGATTCCGGCCGAGAACCTCCTGGGCGAGGAAAACAACGGCTTTCGCGTCGCCATGTCCACCCTGGACTTCGGCCGTACCTGCGTGGCCGCCATGGGAGCGGGCCTGGCCGGCGCCGCCCTGAAGGTGGCCGCCAAGTACGCCCAAGAGCGGCAGGCCTTCGGCCAACCCATCGCCCGCTTCCAGGCCATCCAGTTCATGATCGCCGACATGGCCATCGGCATCGAGGCGGCGCGCCTCCTGGCCTACGAGGCCGCCTGGCGCCGGGACGCCGGCCTCCCCTACTCCAAGCAGGCCGCCATGGCCAAGGTGCTGGCGGCGGACGTGGCCATGAAAACCTGCCGCGACGCCATCCAGGTGCTGGGCGGCTACGGCTACACCCGCGACTACCCGCCCGAGCGTTACCTGCGGGATGCTAAACTCCTTGAGATCGGCGAGGGCACCTCCGAGATCCTGCGCATGGTCATCGGCACCAGCACCATCAAGGAACTGGGGTGA
- a CDS encoding electron transfer flavoprotein subunit alpha/FixB family protein has product MAEEEIWVFAEQRDGRLQRVALELVGKARAMAGGSRPVVAVLLGSGVEGLAGDLFAAGAEEVLLADHPVLKFYRTRPYADVLVPVLQERQPDIVLFGATALGRDLAPRLAARLGTGLTADCLDLALDPQGLLVQTKPSYGGNVLVHITIPRHRPQMTTVRPRVFPLPPLERARQGKLTRLTVDLVEDQIPLKVLEVVPLPQPAVRLEDAAVVVAGGRGMGSKENFQLLEELARVLGGVVGATRPPVDEGWIGADRQIGQSGKTVAPRLYIACGLSGVVQHTVGMQKADVVVAINKDPHAPIFDLATYGIVGDVKDILPALTARFREFKAKGA; this is encoded by the coding sequence ATGGCCGAGGAGGAGATCTGGGTGTTCGCCGAGCAAAGGGACGGCCGCCTCCAGCGCGTGGCCCTGGAGCTCGTGGGCAAAGCCCGCGCCATGGCGGGCGGAAGCCGGCCGGTGGTGGCGGTGCTCCTGGGGAGCGGCGTGGAGGGACTGGCCGGCGACCTTTTCGCCGCCGGCGCCGAAGAGGTGCTGCTCGCCGATCACCCCGTGCTCAAGTTTTACCGGACCCGGCCCTACGCCGATGTGCTTGTCCCCGTGCTTCAGGAGCGGCAGCCGGACATCGTGCTCTTCGGAGCGACCGCGCTCGGGCGCGACCTGGCCCCGCGGCTGGCCGCCCGCCTGGGCACGGGCCTCACCGCCGACTGCCTGGACCTCGCCCTGGACCCGCAGGGCCTCCTGGTGCAAACCAAGCCCTCTTACGGCGGTAACGTCCTGGTGCACATCACCATCCCCCGGCACCGCCCCCAGATGACCACCGTGCGCCCGCGCGTTTTTCCTCTCCCGCCGCTCGAGCGCGCGCGGCAGGGCAAGCTCACGCGCCTTACGGTTGACCTGGTCGAGGACCAAATCCCCCTGAAGGTGCTCGAGGTTGTCCCCCTGCCTCAGCCCGCCGTTCGTCTCGAGGACGCGGCGGTGGTAGTGGCCGGCGGGCGCGGCATGGGTTCCAAGGAAAACTTCCAGCTGTTGGAAGAACTCGCCCGGGTGCTGGGCGGTGTGGTGGGGGCCACGCGGCCACCGGTGGACGAAGGCTGGATCGGCGCCGACCGCCAGATCGGCCAGAGCGGCAAGACCGTCGCCCCCCGCCTCTACATCGCCTGCGGCCTCTCCGGCGTGGTGCAGCACACCGTGGGCATGCAAAAGGCCGACGTGGTGGTGGCCATCAACAAGGACCCCCACGCCCCCATCTTCGACCTCGCCACCTACGGCATCGTCGGCGACGTAAAAGACATCCTCCCCGCCCTCACCGCGCGCTTTCGGGAGTTTAAGGCCAAGGGGGCCTGA
- a CDS encoding alpha-hydroxy-acid oxidizing protein, translating into MKLEEVRAKAKELLKGRCRLCPVCDGRACAGEVPGFGGIGTGASFQNNVAALKKWRLNLRTLHAVTEPDTTTMLFGEKLAAPILGAPMAGTKPNLGGVISDYELTKAIVQGCRLAGTLGMAGDTGKDAVQVLREEDGRGVFIFKPREQEKIIRWGDAAAQAGARAFGIDVDGAGLINMRLLGMYVEPKPLDKLRELTAKLSLPFIVKGIMTPDEAELAAEAGAQAIVVSNHGGRVLDHTPGTAEVLPAIAARVKGRVVIMVDGGVRTGTDVLKLLALGADQVLVGRPLLVAAVGGGAEGVKLAVEKLIAELKVAMILTGTPGIAAALPRILSPERS; encoded by the coding sequence GTGAAGTTGGAGGAAGTGCGGGCTAAGGCGAAGGAGCTCCTTAAGGGGCGCTGTCGCCTCTGCCCGGTGTGTGACGGGCGGGCCTGTGCCGGCGAGGTGCCGGGTTTCGGCGGGATAGGTACCGGGGCGTCTTTCCAGAATAATGTGGCGGCGCTCAAGAAGTGGCGCCTCAACCTGCGCACCCTGCACGCGGTGACGGAACCGGACACCACAACCATGCTTTTCGGGGAAAAGCTGGCGGCGCCCATCCTGGGTGCGCCCATGGCGGGGACTAAACCCAACCTGGGCGGCGTGATCTCGGATTACGAACTGACCAAGGCCATCGTCCAAGGCTGCCGACTGGCAGGCACGCTGGGCATGGCCGGGGACACGGGCAAGGATGCGGTGCAGGTTTTGAGGGAGGAAGACGGCCGGGGCGTGTTCATCTTCAAGCCCCGGGAGCAGGAGAAGATCATCCGCTGGGGCGACGCAGCGGCTCAGGCGGGGGCGCGGGCCTTCGGCATCGATGTCGATGGCGCGGGCCTTATTAACATGCGCCTTCTGGGCATGTACGTGGAGCCGAAACCGTTGGACAAACTGCGTGAACTCACGGCGAAGCTGAGCCTGCCCTTTATCGTCAAGGGGATCATGACCCCGGATGAAGCGGAGCTGGCGGCGGAGGCCGGGGCCCAGGCCATTGTGGTTTCCAACCACGGCGGCCGGGTGCTCGACCACACGCCGGGCACGGCGGAGGTGCTGCCGGCCATCGCGGCCCGGGTGAAGGGCCGGGTGGTGATTATGGTGGACGGCGGCGTGCGCACGGGCACGGATGTCCTTAAGCTCCTCGCTCTGGGGGCGGACCAGGTGTTGGTGGGCCGGCCGCTCCTGGTGGCGGCGGTGGGCGGAGGCGCCGAAGGCGTCAAGCTGGCTGTGGAGAAGCTGATCGCGGAACTCAAGGTGGCGATGATCCTCACCGGAACCCCCGGCATTGCAGCGGCTTTGCCCCGCATCCTTTCGCCGGAGCGCAGCTGA